The following coding sequences lie in one Homo sapiens chromosome 6 genomic scaffold, GRCh38.p14 alternate locus group ALT_REF_LOCI_5 HSCHR6_MHC_MCF_CTG1 genomic window:
- the WDR46 gene encoding WD repeat-containing protein 46 isoform X1 encodes METAPKPGKDVPPKKDKLQTKRKKPRRYWEEETVPTTAGASPGPPRNKKNRELRPQRPKNAYILKKSRISKKPQVPKKPREWKNPESQRGLSGAQDPFPGPAPVPVEVVQKFCRIDKSRKLPHSKAKTRSRLEVAEAEEEETSIKAARSELLLAEEPGFLEGEDGEDTAKICQADIVEAVDIASAAKHFDLNLRQFGPYRLNYSRTGRHLAFGGRRGHVAALDWVTKKLMCEINVMEAVRDIRFLHSEALLAVAQNRWLHIYDNQGIELHCIRRCDRVTRLEFLPFHFLLATASETGFLTYLDVSVGKIVAALNARAGRLDVMSQNPYNAVIHLGHSNGTVSLWSPAMKEPLAKILCHRGGVRAVAVDSTGAGEPNFDGLESNPYRSRKQRQEWEVKALLEKVPAELICLDPRALAEVDVISLEQGKKEQIERLGYDPQAKAPFQPKPKQKGRSSTASLVKRKRKVMDEEHRDKVRQSLQQQHHKEAKAKPTGARPSALDRFVR; translated from the exons ATGGAGACAGCCCCCAAGCCGGGCAAGGATGTCCCGCCcaagaaagacaaacttcagaCCAAGAGAAAG AAACCGCGGCGATACTGGGAGGAAGAGACCGTTCCGACCACAGCCGGagcctctccagggcctcctcgtAACAAGAAGAATCGGGAGCTCCGTCCTCAGAGACCAAAAAATGCTTACATCTTAAAGAAGTCTCGGATCTCTAAGAAGCCTCAGGTCCCGAAGAAACCCCGAGAATGGAAGAACCCGGAGTCCCAGCGCGGCTTGTCCGGG GCCCAAGATCCAttcccaggccccgcccccgtcCCTGTGGAAGTGGTCCAGAAGTTCTGTCGCATTGACAAATCCCGAAAG CTACCACATTCTAAAGCCAAAACTCGAAGCCGACTTGAGGTGGCTGAAGCTGAGGAAGAGGAAACAAGTATCAAAGCTGCTCGTTCTGAGCTGCTGCTTGCTGAAGAACCTGG GTTTCTGGAAGGGGAGGATGGGGAAGACACAGCAAAGATATGCCAGGCTGACATTGTGGAGGCTGTGGACATTGCAAGTGCAGCCAAG cactttgacttGAATCTGCGGCAGTTTGGACCCTACAGACTAAACTACTCTCGAACTGGAAG ACACCTGGCTTTTGGAGGGCGCCGAGGTCATGTGGCTGCCCTTGATTGGGTAACAAAGAAGCTTATGTGCGAGATCAACGTCATGGAGGCGGTGCGGGACATCCG GTTTCTCCATTCTGAGGCACTGCTTGCTGTTGCTCAGAACCGCTGGCTCCACATCTATGACAATCAGGGCATTGAGCTCCACTGTATCCGCCGCTGTGACCGAGTAACACGGCTTGAGTTCCTGCCCTTCCACTTCCTCCTGGCTACAGCT tCAGAAACAGGGTTTCTAACCTACCTGGATGTGTCAGTGGGGAAGATTGTGGCAGCTCTGAATGCTCGAGCTGGGCGGCTCGATGTTATGAGTCAGAACCCTTACAATGCCGTCATCCATCTCGGACACAGCAATG GTACTGTGTCTTTATGGAGTCCAGCTATGAAGGAGCCACTGGCAAAGATTCTCTGTCATCGTGGTGGGGTCCGGGCTGTGGCAGTAGATTCTACAG ggGCCGGTGAGCCCAACTTCGATGGCCTGGAGAGTAATCCATACAGAAGCCGGAAGCAGCGCCAGGAGTGGGAGGTGAAGGCCCTGCTAGAGAAG GTACCTGCAGAGCTTATTTGTCTGGACCCACGAGCCCTGGCCGAGGTGGATGTCATCTCCCTGGAGCAGGGAAAGAAGGAGCAGATAGAGAGGCTG GGCTATGACCCGCAGGCTAAGGCTCCCTTCCAGCCAAAGCCAAAGCAGAAGGGCCGCAGCTCCACGGCAAGCCtggtgaagaggaagaggaaggtcaTGGATGAGGAACACagg GACAAGGTCCGGCAGAGCCTTCAGCAGCAGCATCATAAGGAGGCGAAGGCCAAGCCCACGGGGGCCCGGCCATCTGCCCTGGACAGATTTGTGCGCTGA
- the WDR46 gene encoding WD repeat-containing protein 46 isoform X2 yields METAPKPGKDVPPKKDKLQTKRKKPRRYWEEETVPTTAGASPGPPRNKKNRELRPQRPKNAYILKKSRISKKPQVPKKPREWKNPESQRGLSGAQDPFPGPAPVPVEVVQKFCRIDKSRKLPHSKAKTRSRLEVAEAEEEETSIKAARSELLLAEEPGFLEGEDGEDTAKICQADIVEAVDIASAAKHFDLNLRQFGPYRLNYSRTGRHLAFGGRRGHVAALDWVTKKLMCEINVMEAVRDIRFLHSEALLAVAQNRWLHIYDNQGIELHCIRRCDRVTRLEFLPFHFLLATASETGFLTYLDVSVGKIVAALNARAGRLDVMSQNPYNAVIHLGHSNGTVSLWSPAMKEPLAKILCHRGGVRAVAVDSTGTWPPLA; encoded by the exons ATGGAGACAGCCCCCAAGCCGGGCAAGGATGTCCCGCCcaagaaagacaaacttcagaCCAAGAGAAAG AAACCGCGGCGATACTGGGAGGAAGAGACCGTTCCGACCACAGCCGGagcctctccagggcctcctcgtAACAAGAAGAATCGGGAGCTCCGTCCTCAGAGACCAAAAAATGCTTACATCTTAAAGAAGTCTCGGATCTCTAAGAAGCCTCAGGTCCCGAAGAAACCCCGAGAATGGAAGAACCCGGAGTCCCAGCGCGGCTTGTCCGGG GCCCAAGATCCAttcccaggccccgcccccgtcCCTGTGGAAGTGGTCCAGAAGTTCTGTCGCATTGACAAATCCCGAAAG CTACCACATTCTAAAGCCAAAACTCGAAGCCGACTTGAGGTGGCTGAAGCTGAGGAAGAGGAAACAAGTATCAAAGCTGCTCGTTCTGAGCTGCTGCTTGCTGAAGAACCTGG GTTTCTGGAAGGGGAGGATGGGGAAGACACAGCAAAGATATGCCAGGCTGACATTGTGGAGGCTGTGGACATTGCAAGTGCAGCCAAG cactttgacttGAATCTGCGGCAGTTTGGACCCTACAGACTAAACTACTCTCGAACTGGAAG ACACCTGGCTTTTGGAGGGCGCCGAGGTCATGTGGCTGCCCTTGATTGGGTAACAAAGAAGCTTATGTGCGAGATCAACGTCATGGAGGCGGTGCGGGACATCCG GTTTCTCCATTCTGAGGCACTGCTTGCTGTTGCTCAGAACCGCTGGCTCCACATCTATGACAATCAGGGCATTGAGCTCCACTGTATCCGCCGCTGTGACCGAGTAACACGGCTTGAGTTCCTGCCCTTCCACTTCCTCCTGGCTACAGCT tCAGAAACAGGGTTTCTAACCTACCTGGATGTGTCAGTGGGGAAGATTGTGGCAGCTCTGAATGCTCGAGCTGGGCGGCTCGATGTTATGAGTCAGAACCCTTACAATGCCGTCATCCATCTCGGACACAGCAATG GTACTGTGTCTTTATGGAGTCCAGCTATGAAGGAGCCACTGGCAAAGATTCTCTGTCATCGTGGTGGGGTCCGGGCTGTGGCAGTAGATTCTACAG GTACATGGCCACCTCTGGCCTAG
- the RPS18 gene encoding small ribosomal subunit protein uS13: MSLVIPEKFQHILRVLNTNIDGRRKIAFAITAIKGVGRRYAHVVLRKADIDLTKRAGELTEDEVERVITIMQNPRQYKIPDWFLNRQKDVKDGKYSQVLANGLDNKLREDLERLKKIRAHRGLRHFWGLRVRGQHTKTTGRRGRTVGVSKKK, encoded by the exons ATG TCTCTAGTGATCCCTGAAAAGTTCCAGCATATTTTGCGAGTACTCAACACCAACATCGATGGGCGGCGGAAAATAGCCTTTGCCATCACTGCCATTAAG GGTGTGGGCCGAAGATATGCTCATGTGGTGTTGAGGAAAGCAGACATTGACCTCACCAAGAGGGCGGGAGAACTCACTGAGGATGAG GTGGAACGTGTGATCACCATTATGCAGAATCCACGCCAGTACAAGATCCCAGACTGGTTCTTGAACAGACAGAAGGATGTAAAGGATGGAAAATACAGCCAG GTCCTAGCCAATGGTCTGGACAACAAGCTCCGTGAAGACCTGGAGCGACTGAAGAAGATTCGGGCCCATAGAGGGCTGCGTCACTTCTGGGG CCTTCGTGTCCGAGGCCAGCACACCAAGACCACTGGCCGCCGTGGCCGCACCGTGGGTGTGTCCAAGAAGAAATAA
- the PFDN6 gene encoding prefoldin subunit 6 yields MAELIQKKLQGEVEKYQQLQKDLSKSMSGRQKLEAQLTENNIVKEELALLDGSNVVFKLLGPVLVKQELGEARATVGKRLDYITAEIKRYESQLRDLERQSEQQRETLAQLQQEFQRAQAAKAGAPGKA; encoded by the exons ATGGCGGAGCTGATCCAGAAGAAGCTACAGGGAGAAGTGGAGAAATATCAACAGCTACAGAAGG ACTTAAGTAAATCCATGTCGGGGAGGCAGAAACTTGAAGCACAACTAACAGAAAATAATATCGTGAAAGAG GAACTGGCCCTGCTGGATGGGTCCAACGTGGTCTTTAAACTTCTGGGTCCGGTGCTAGTCAAACAGGAGCTGGGGGAGGCTCGGGCCACAGTAGGGAAGAGGCTGGACTATATCACAGCTGAAAT TAAGCGATACGAATCCCAGCTTCGGGATCTTGAGCGGCAGTcagagcaacagagggagacccttgCTCAGCTGCAGCAGGAGTTCCAGCGGGCCCAGGCAGCAAAGGCAGGGGCTCCTGGCAAGGCCTGA
- the B3GALT4 gene encoding beta-1,3-galactosyltransferase 4 precursor, whose product MQLRLFRRLLLAALLLVIVWTLFGPSGLGEELLSLSLASLLPAPASPGPPLALPRLLIPNQEACSGPGAPPFLLILVCTAPENLNQRNAIRASWGGLREARGLRVQTLFLLGEPNAQHPVWGSQGSDLASESAAQGDILQAAFQDSYRNLTLKTLSGLNWAEKHCPMARYVLKTDDDVYVNVPELVSELVLRGGRWGQWERSTEPQREAEQEGGQVLHSEEVPLLYLGRVHWRVNPSRTPGGRHRVSEEQWPHTWGPFPPYASGTGYVLSASAVQLILKVASRAPLLPLEDVFVGVSARRGGLAPTQCVKLAGATHYPLDRCCYGKFLLTSHRLDPWKMQEAWKLVGGSDGERTAPFCSWFQGVLGILRCRAIAWLQS is encoded by the coding sequence ATGCAGCTCAGGCTCTTCCGGCGCCTCCTTCTCGCCGCTTTGCTGCTGGTGATCGTCTGGACCCTCTTCGGGCCTTCGGGGTTGGGGGAGGAGCTGCTGAGCCTCTCACTAgcctccctgctcccagcccccGCCTCACCGGGGCCGCCCCTGGCCCTGCCCCGCCTCTTGATCCCCAACCAGGAAGCTTGCAGTGGTCCCGGGGCCCCTCCCTTCCTGCTCATCCTGGTGTGCACGGCTCCGGAGAACCTGAACCAGAGAAACGCCATTCGGGCTTCGTGGGGCGGGCTGCGCGAGGCCCGGGGGCTCAGGGTACAGACGCTATTCTTGCTGGGAGAGCCGAACGCACAGCACCCCGTGTGGGGTTCCCAGGGGAGTGACCTGGCCTCGGAGTCAGCAGCCCAGGGGGATATCTTGCAGGCCGCCTTCCAGGACTCCTACCGCAACCTCACCCTAAAGACCCTCAGCGGGCTGAACTGGGCTGAGAAACACTGCCCCATGGCCCGATACGTCCTCAAGACGGACGATGATGTGTATGTCAACGTCCCTGAACTGGTATCAGAGCTGGTCTTGCGAGGGGGCCGTTGGGGGCAATGGGAGAGAAGCACGGAACCCCAGAGAGAGGCTGAGCAGGAAGGAGGCCAGGTTTTGCACAGCGAGGAAGTGCCTCTTCTGTACTTGGGCCGGGTGCACTGGCGCGTGAACCCCTCTCGGACACCGGGGGGCAGGCACCGCGTATCAGAGGAGCAGTGGCCTCACACCTGGGGCCCCTTTCCACCCTATGCCTCAGGCACGGGGTATGTGCTGTCAGCGTCTGCTGTGCAGCTCATTCTCAAGGTGGCCAGCCGGGCACCCCTTCTCCCATTAGAGGATGTCTTTGTGGGGGTAAGTGCCCGACGAGGAGGCCTCGCCCCAACACAGTGTGTCAAGCTGGCTGGTGCCACCCACTACCCGCTAGACCGGTGCTGCTATGGGAAATTCCTGCTGACGTCCCACAGGCTGGACCCCTGGAAGATGCAGGAAGCCTGGAAGCTGGTGGGTGGCTCTGACGGGGAAAGGACTGCGCCCTTTTGCTCCTGGTTCCAGGGAGTCCTGGGCATCCTGCGGTGTCGAGCAATAGCCTGGCTTCAGAGCTGA
- the WDR46 gene encoding WD repeat-containing protein 46 isoform 1 (isoform 1 is encoded by transcript variant 1; The RefSeq protein has 1 substitution compared to this genomic sequence), which translates to METAPKPGKDVPPKKDKLQTKRKKPRRYWEEETVPTTAGASPGPPRNKKNRELRPQRPKNAYILKKSRISKKPQVPKKPREWKNPESQRGLSGTQDPFPGPAPVPVEVVQKFCRIDKSRKLPHSKAKTRSRLEVAEAEEEETSIKAARSELLLAEEPGFLEGEDGEDTAKICQADIVEAVDIASAAKHFDLNLRQFGPYRLNYSRTGRHLAFGGRRGHVAALDWVTKKLMCEINVMEAVRDIRFLHSEALLAVAQNRWLHIYDNQGIELHCIRRCDRVTRLEFLPFHFLLATASETGFLTYLDVSVGKIVAALNARAGRLDVMSQNPYNAVIHLGHSNGTVSLWSPAMKEPLAKILCHRGGVRAVAVDSTGTYMATSGLDHQLKIFDLRGTYQPLSTRTLPHGAGHLAFSQRGLLVAGMGDVVNIWAGQGKASPPSLEQPYLTHRLSGPVHGLQFCPFEDVLGVGHTGGITSMLVPGAGEPNFDGLESNPYRSRKQRQEWEVKALLEKVPAELICLDPRALAEVDVISLEQGKKEQIERLGYDPQAKAPFQPKPKQKGRSSTASLVKRKRKVMDEEHRDKVRQSLQQQHHKEAKAKPTGARPSALDRFVR; encoded by the exons ATGGAGACAGCCCCCAAGCCGGGCAAGGATGTCCCGCCcaagaaagacaaacttcagaCCAAGAGAAAG AAACCGCGGCGATACTGGGAGGAAGAGACCGTTCCGACCACAGCCGGagcctctccagggcctcctcgtAACAAGAAGAATCGGGAGCTCCGTCCTCAGAGACCAAAAAATGCTTACATCTTAAAGAAGTCTCGGATCTCTAAGAAGCCTCAGGTCCCGAAGAAACCCCGAGAATGGAAGAACCCGGAGTCCCAGCGCGGCTTGTCCGGG GCCCAAGATCCAttcccaggccccgcccccgtcCCTGTGGAAGTGGTCCAGAAGTTCTGTCGCATTGACAAATCCCGAAAG CTACCACATTCTAAAGCCAAAACTCGAAGCCGACTTGAGGTGGCTGAAGCTGAGGAAGAGGAAACAAGTATCAAAGCTGCTCGTTCTGAGCTGCTGCTTGCTGAAGAACCTGG GTTTCTGGAAGGGGAGGATGGGGAAGACACAGCAAAGATATGCCAGGCTGACATTGTGGAGGCTGTGGACATTGCAAGTGCAGCCAAG cactttgacttGAATCTGCGGCAGTTTGGACCCTACAGACTAAACTACTCTCGAACTGGAAG ACACCTGGCTTTTGGAGGGCGCCGAGGTCATGTGGCTGCCCTTGATTGGGTAACAAAGAAGCTTATGTGCGAGATCAACGTCATGGAGGCGGTGCGGGACATCCG GTTTCTCCATTCTGAGGCACTGCTTGCTGTTGCTCAGAACCGCTGGCTCCACATCTATGACAATCAGGGCATTGAGCTCCACTGTATCCGCCGCTGTGACCGAGTAACACGGCTTGAGTTCCTGCCCTTCCACTTCCTCCTGGCTACAGCT tCAGAAACAGGGTTTCTAACCTACCTGGATGTGTCAGTGGGGAAGATTGTGGCAGCTCTGAATGCTCGAGCTGGGCGGCTCGATGTTATGAGTCAGAACCCTTACAATGCCGTCATCCATCTCGGACACAGCAATG GTACTGTGTCTTTATGGAGTCCAGCTATGAAGGAGCCACTGGCAAAGATTCTCTGTCATCGTGGTGGGGTCCGGGCTGTGGCAGTAGATTCTACAGGCAC GTACATGGCCACCTCTGGCCTAGACCACCAGCTGAAGATCTTTGACTTGCGAGGGACGTACCAGCCTCTGAGCACTCGGACCCTGCCCCATGGAGCAGGGCACCTGGCCTTCTCCCAGAGGGGACTGCTGGTGGCGGGAATGGGTGACGTTGTCAACatctgggcagggcagggcaaggccagCCCACCCTCCCTTGAACAGCCCTACCTCACCCACCGGCTCTCAGGCCCTGTGCATGGCCTTCAGTTCTGCCCCTTTGAAGatgtgctgggggtggggcacaCTGGGGGCATCACCAGCATGCTGGTCCCTG ggGCCGGTGAGCCCAACTTCGATGGCCTGGAGAGTAATCCATACAGAAGCCGGAAGCAGCGCCAGGAGTGGGAGGTGAAGGCCCTGCTAGAGAAG GTACCTGCAGAGCTTATTTGTCTGGACCCACGAGCCCTGGCCGAGGTGGATGTCATCTCCCTGGAGCAGGGAAAGAAGGAGCAGATAGAGAGGCTG GGCTATGACCCGCAGGCTAAGGCTCCCTTCCAGCCAAAGCCAAAGCAGAAGGGCCGCAGCTCCACGGCAAGCCtggtgaagaggaagaggaaggtcaTGGATGAGGAACACagg GACAAGGTCCGGCAGAGCCTTCAGCAGCAGCATCATAAGGAGGCGAAGGCCAAGCCCACGGGGGCCCGGCCATCTGCCCTGGACAGATTTGTGCGCTGA
- the WDR46 gene encoding WD repeat-containing protein 46 isoform 2 (isoform 2 is encoded by transcript variant 2; The RefSeq protein has 1 substitution compared to this genomic sequence) — translation METAPKPGKDVPPKKDKLQTKRKKPREWKNPESQRGLSGTQDPFPGPAPVPVEVVQKFCRIDKSRKLPHSKAKTRSRLEVAEAEEEETSIKAARSELLLAEEPGFLEGEDGEDTAKICQADIVEAVDIASAAKHFDLNLRQFGPYRLNYSRTGRHLAFGGRRGHVAALDWVTKKLMCEINVMEAVRDIRFLHSEALLAVAQNRWLHIYDNQGIELHCIRRCDRVTRLEFLPFHFLLATASETGFLTYLDVSVGKIVAALNARAGRLDVMSQNPYNAVIHLGHSNGTVSLWSPAMKEPLAKILCHRGGVRAVAVDSTGTYMATSGLDHQLKIFDLRGTYQPLSTRTLPHGAGHLAFSQRGLLVAGMGDVVNIWAGQGKASPPSLEQPYLTHRLSGPVHGLQFCPFEDVLGVGHTGGITSMLVPGAGEPNFDGLESNPYRSRKQRQEWEVKALLEKVPAELICLDPRALAEVDVISLEQGKKEQIERLGYDPQAKAPFQPKPKQKGRSSTASLVKRKRKVMDEEHRDKVRQSLQQQHHKEAKAKPTGARPSALDRFVR, via the exons ATGGAGACAGCCCCCAAGCCGGGCAAGGATGTCCCGCCcaagaaagacaaacttcagaCCAAGAGAAAG AAACCCCGAGAATGGAAGAACCCGGAGTCCCAGCGCGGCTTGTCCGGG GCCCAAGATCCAttcccaggccccgcccccgtcCCTGTGGAAGTGGTCCAGAAGTTCTGTCGCATTGACAAATCCCGAAAG CTACCACATTCTAAAGCCAAAACTCGAAGCCGACTTGAGGTGGCTGAAGCTGAGGAAGAGGAAACAAGTATCAAAGCTGCTCGTTCTGAGCTGCTGCTTGCTGAAGAACCTGG GTTTCTGGAAGGGGAGGATGGGGAAGACACAGCAAAGATATGCCAGGCTGACATTGTGGAGGCTGTGGACATTGCAAGTGCAGCCAAG cactttgacttGAATCTGCGGCAGTTTGGACCCTACAGACTAAACTACTCTCGAACTGGAAG ACACCTGGCTTTTGGAGGGCGCCGAGGTCATGTGGCTGCCCTTGATTGGGTAACAAAGAAGCTTATGTGCGAGATCAACGTCATGGAGGCGGTGCGGGACATCCG GTTTCTCCATTCTGAGGCACTGCTTGCTGTTGCTCAGAACCGCTGGCTCCACATCTATGACAATCAGGGCATTGAGCTCCACTGTATCCGCCGCTGTGACCGAGTAACACGGCTTGAGTTCCTGCCCTTCCACTTCCTCCTGGCTACAGCT tCAGAAACAGGGTTTCTAACCTACCTGGATGTGTCAGTGGGGAAGATTGTGGCAGCTCTGAATGCTCGAGCTGGGCGGCTCGATGTTATGAGTCAGAACCCTTACAATGCCGTCATCCATCTCGGACACAGCAATG GTACTGTGTCTTTATGGAGTCCAGCTATGAAGGAGCCACTGGCAAAGATTCTCTGTCATCGTGGTGGGGTCCGGGCTGTGGCAGTAGATTCTACAGGCAC GTACATGGCCACCTCTGGCCTAGACCACCAGCTGAAGATCTTTGACTTGCGAGGGACGTACCAGCCTCTGAGCACTCGGACCCTGCCCCATGGAGCAGGGCACCTGGCCTTCTCCCAGAGGGGACTGCTGGTGGCGGGAATGGGTGACGTTGTCAACatctgggcagggcagggcaaggccagCCCACCCTCCCTTGAACAGCCCTACCTCACCCACCGGCTCTCAGGCCCTGTGCATGGCCTTCAGTTCTGCCCCTTTGAAGatgtgctgggggtggggcacaCTGGGGGCATCACCAGCATGCTGGTCCCTG ggGCCGGTGAGCCCAACTTCGATGGCCTGGAGAGTAATCCATACAGAAGCCGGAAGCAGCGCCAGGAGTGGGAGGTGAAGGCCCTGCTAGAGAAG GTACCTGCAGAGCTTATTTGTCTGGACCCACGAGCCCTGGCCGAGGTGGATGTCATCTCCCTGGAGCAGGGAAAGAAGGAGCAGATAGAGAGGCTG GGCTATGACCCGCAGGCTAAGGCTCCCTTCCAGCCAAAGCCAAAGCAGAAGGGCCGCAGCTCCACGGCAAGCCtggtgaagaggaagaggaaggtcaTGGATGAGGAACACagg GACAAGGTCCGGCAGAGCCTTCAGCAGCAGCATCATAAGGAGGCGAAGGCCAAGCCCACGGGGGCCCGGCCATCTGCCCTGGACAGATTTGTGCGCTGA